A stretch of [Clostridium] innocuum DNA encodes these proteins:
- a CDS encoding PTS glucose transporter subunit IIA: MFGLKKKSRKVELVSPVNGKMIRLRDVPDQVFASEMMGPGVAFISNDGNICSPCDGELMTVFPTKHAIGIKAENGAEILIHFGIDTVQLEGSCFHQKIDAGKKVKKGDLIIEADIEAILEQGYSIDTPMIITNANEFHVTIHQADAVTVNTAAVISIEKK, from the coding sequence ATGTTCGGATTGAAAAAGAAAAGCAGAAAAGTGGAATTGGTTTCACCGGTTAACGGAAAAATGATACGCTTACGTGATGTACCGGACCAAGTTTTTGCATCTGAAATGATGGGCCCTGGAGTTGCTTTTATTTCCAACGACGGAAACATATGTTCCCCATGCGATGGTGAATTGATGACTGTATTTCCCACAAAGCATGCGATTGGAATAAAGGCAGAGAATGGAGCCGAAATACTAATTCACTTTGGAATTGATACTGTCCAATTAGAAGGAAGTTGTTTCCATCAAAAGATAGATGCAGGAAAAAAAGTAAAAAAAGGTGATTTGATTATAGAAGCTGATATCGAAGCAATCCTCGAGCAAGGGTATAGCATCGATACACCTATGATTATCACAAATGCAAATGAATTCCATGTTACAATTCATCAGGCT